ACGCCGACTCAATCGCGGCAGAGCTGCGCGGCTTCCTGAGGGAGCTTTAAACACCCCCGCAAGCAATCCTTGGCCCCGTTTTGCGGATCTGCCACCGGGGCGCAGGAAAAAAGCTGCACATAATTTCGCATCCGCCTGTAAATCTCTGCGCAGAGTTTCGGTGATCCGGCAGGCGCGCGCTCACCCCAAAATCCGGTGATCTCGCAGGTCCGTGATCGACCGTGAGGAAACTCGCGCGTTTACTGGGGTGTTATTTTACGGGTTCGCCCGGAAATCCAGCACCACGCCCGATCAACCCCCACCCCCTCCGTCTGTAAAAAAATGCACAGGGCCTGCGCCGACGGAACGGTGGAGATGCGCGGCGCGGCGCGGTGGCGGCCCCCCTCTTTTCATTCGCCAGCGGCACCCTTACCTCAATCTCATCGCAACGACGGGCCCCAAGCCCACCGAAACTAGAAACCCCAAGTCGCAGGCCAAACCCCAAATGCCTGCAGGAGAAAACGACATGTTCAAGAAACTCGCAATCACCGCCGTCGCCACTGCCCTCGCTGTTCCCGCCTTCGCTGGCAACCCGAACACCCCGGGCGCGATCCAGATGTCTTACGAGGCTGGCGTGACGCCCGGCGTCTACGATGTGGCCCAACTGCAGCGTCTGCAGGAAGCCCGCTCCAACGGCGACATGGAAGCCGTGAACTTCATCCTGAGCCAAGGCGCTGACACCTCCGTCAACACGCTGGACGCCACCTCCGGCAACGCAGGCAAAGCCCAACTCGCCGCGATCGCCGGTGTGAACGCCGACGATTTCACCGTGGCCCAGCTTGATCGCCTGATCGACGCACAGCGCGACGGTGATAAGGAAGAAGTCCGCTTCATCCTGAGCCAAGCCGGCTCCTTCGTGGAAGGCGATGTGGTCTCCACCTCTTCCGTGCCGAGCCAAGGCGCCCAGATGCTGGGCAAGCTGACCGGCAAAGACGCCGCCACCACGCCGCTGAGCGAACTGGTCGGCGACGACCTCTGATCACGGTAGCGCCTGCCCCCCTCGCGGGGGCATGCCACCGGTTTTCCTTCCAGTAAGGACCCAGTCACGGGCACCCGAAGCGGTGCCCGTTTTCGGTCGCGCGCGACCGTTCAGGCGGCAGGAGCTTGGGGCCCTGCCGCCTTTCTTGTGTCTGCCATCCGGCGGGCTCTGCGGCCTGTTAAATCAGCCCCTGCTTTTCGCATTTGCGCACCCTTTCCGATGATCCTTGGACAGGCCATGCGGGAGGCTGGCTCTTGCAATCACCATTGGGGCGGTTGGAAGTTTGCCGGAAAGATGCAGAAATTATGAAAGTCATCGAAAAAACAGTATCTTAACGTTGCTTCGGCAAGGGGCGATGTGGGCCTTTAGGCCCTTTGCCTAGTGTGGAATTCCGCACAGATCCTGTGCCCTTCAAAGCCTCACAATTCGGCGACGATCCGTGATCGGCGGCCCTCTTTTCAGCGTCGGTCCCAGCCCATATCTCCCAATCATCGCAACGACGGGCCCCAAGCCCAACCAGACTTCAAACCCCAAACAACGGCCACCCTCCCCAATGTGGCCAAAGGAGAAAACAAGATGTTCAAGAAAATCGCCCTCACCGCTGTCGCCGCTGCCATCGCCGTCCCGGCTTTCGCAGGCAACCCGCAAAGCGCCGGTGCCATCCAGATGTCGCTGGAAGCCGGCGTCACCCCCGGCATCTATGATGTCGCCCAGCTGCAGCGCCTGCAGGAAGCCCGCGCCAACTCCGACAAGGAAACCGTGGCCTTCATCCTGAGCCAAGGGGCCGACTACGGCGTCAACACGCTGGACGGTTCTTCCGTGAACGGTGGCAAGCAGCAGCTCGCAAATGAGGCCGGTGTGAACGCCGCCGATTTCACGATCGCCCAGCTGGAGCGCCTGATCCAGGCACAGCGCGACGAGGATGACGAAGAGATCAACTTCGTCCTGAGCCAGGCCGGCACCTTCACCGACAACGGTGTCGTCTCCACCTCCTCCGTGCCGACCGCCGGTGACCGTATGCTCGCCGCGATCCACGGTGTGGATGCCTCCAGCCTGTCGCGCCATGACCTGATCCTGCTGGATCAAGCCATCTCCGACAACGATCAGGAACGCATCCGCTGGATCCTGAACAAGTAACACCTTCTCCGGAAGGCTTAGAGCTGCGGGCGCTCAGCATAGGGCGCCCGCACGGCCGCGCGCGGCCGCCACGGGCGGCAGGTGCTTGGGGTCCTGCCGCCCCCCACTTCCTCTAAAATCCCCAATTCTTCCCCTTCTCTTCTGCTTCCGGCGCGCCACACAGGGCGCGCCCCTTGCAAGCCCCCCCTCTTTGCGCCATCTAAACCCTGACACAGCGCCCAAGCGATGCATTCAGGAGGCTTTCATGCTGGAATTCGGCAACACACCCGCCCCGGCCGGGGCCTCGGCAGGCGATCTGATCAAGGACGTCACCGAAGCCACTTTCATGGCCGACGTGGTGGAAGAGAGCCAGACGACCCCCGTGATCGTGGATTTCTGGGCCCCGTGGTGTGGCCCCTGCAAGACCCTCGGCCCGGCCCTTGAAGCCGCCGTCACCGCTGCCGGTGGCAAGGTGAAGATGGCCAAGGTCGACGTGGATCAGAACCAGATGATCGCGGGCCAGCTCCGCATCCAGAGCATTCCCACCGTCTATGCCTTTTGGCAGGGCCAGCCGGTGGACGGCTTCCAGGGCGCGCTGCCGGCGTCCGAGATTCAGACCTTCGTGGATCGCGTCGCCGCTCTGGCGGGCGATGGCGGGTTGGCCGATGCCGTGGCCGCCGCCGAAGAGATGCTCGCCGAAGGGGCCGCGGAAGACGCCGCGCAGACCTTCGCCGCCATTCTGGAAGAAGACCCGAAGAACGCCGCCGCCTATGCCGGGCTGATGAACGCGCTTCTGGCACTGGGCGACACCGCGCAGGTCAAAGCGATGCTGGAAGCCGCTCCGGCCGAGATCGCGGGCACGGCGGAAGTGGAAGCCGTGCGCGCCCAGATCGCGCTGGCGGACCAGGCCGCCGACGCGGGCCCCGTGGCCGAGCTGCGCGCTGCCGTGGAGGCCGATGCCGACAATCTTGAAGCCCGCTTCGAGCTGGCTAAGGCGCTGCATGCGGCGGGCGAGGTGGAAGAGGCCGTGGCCGAATTGCTGGAGCTGTTCCGCCGGGATCGGGAGTGGAACGAGGGCGCCGCGAAGGCGCAGCTTTTCACCATCTTCGACGCGCTGAAACCGCAGGATCCCATCGCGTTGAACGGGCGGCGCAAGCTCTCGTCGATGATCTTTGCCTGACCGCGGTTTCGGTCTATCTTGACCGTCATGTTTCCTGCTGCGGATCTCCCGGACACCATTGCTGTCTTTCCACTGCCCGGGGCGCTGCTGCTGCCCCGCGCCCGCTTGCCTTTGCATATCTTCGAGCCGCGCTACCTCGCGATGCTCGATGATACGCTCAAGACGAGCCACCGGCTGATCGGCATGGTGCAGCCCATGGAAACGCCGGGGCGCACCGAGAAACGGCTGCACCGGATCGGCTGTGCGGGCCGCGTGACGGGCTTCTCCGAAACCGAAGACGGGCGCTACATGATCACGCTCGCCGGCATCTCGCGCTTCCGCATCGAAAACGAAGTCGCCGGATTCAGCCCCTACATCCGGGCGGATGTGAGCTGGGCCGGGTTTGAGCGCGATACCGGGGCGGCCGAGAAGGACTCAGGCTTCGATCGCTCTGCCCTGATGGCCCTGCTGAAGCGCTATTTCACTGCTCAGGATCTGCGCACCGACTGGGAAGCCCTGCGCGAGGCGGAGGATGAATTGCTGATCAATTCGCTCTCCATGCTTTGCCCGTTCGAAAACGAGGACAAGCAGGCCCTGCTCGAAGCGCCCTCGCTGCGCACCCGGCGCGAAACCCTTGTGACGTTGATCGAGTTCGCCCTGCGCAGCGGCGGCCATGAAGAAGAGGTGATGCAATGAAGGAAGACGGAACCTTTGATCCGCGCATGCTGGAGGCGCTTGTCTGCCCGATCACGCAGAACCGGCTGGACTGGAACGCCGAGACGCAGGAGCTGATCTCGAAATCCGCCAATCTCGCCTTCCCGGTGCGCAATGGCATCCCGGTGATGCTGGTCAGCGAAGCGCGCGAGCTGGACTAGACGCGCGCTTTTACGGCCTCAACCTCGCGCCGCCATCCGGCGCGGCATCCGGCGCAGCGCTTTAAAGGTGCTCAAGCCAAGGTAGCTGCCCACCAGCCCAGCGGCGAAGGCCTTCTCGCCCTCCTGAGGTGCCTGCCCTTTGCCCATGCGGTGCATCTGGGCCACGTAGAATTCCACCCGCGCCACGGTGTTGAGCAGGTTTACCACGCCCGGCGGGGCGTTCACGCCAAAGCGTCCCTTACCCAGCACCAGCCCGTCCTCGTCGATACCTATCTTTTCCAGATCGCCCGCGATCAGCCCTTCGGGCGCATCGGGCGCTACGCAGAGCGGGCGGGCCAGCCCGACCATGGCGATGCCATCTTCCGCGATGGCCGCCTCCATCGCCACGCGGCTGCGAAAGCCGCCGGTGACCATGATCGGCACCGAAAGCCCCTCCCGGATCTCCTGCGCATACTCAAGGAAGAAGGCCTCGCGCTTGCGGGTGCTTTCGCGCTGGGGCGCGGCCTCGGCCGTAACCTCGGCGAAGGCCATTTCCTCGTAGGTGCCGCCGGAGATTTCCAACAGGTCGATGCCGTCTTCCTCCAGCCAGCGGGCCACCTGTTTGCACTCTTCCAGAGTGAAGCCGCCCTTCTGGAAATCCGCCGAATTGAGCTTTACGCCGATGGGAAAGCCCGGCCCGACAGCCGCGCGGGTGGCCGTAACGACGGCGCGCAGGAAGCGGGCGCGGTTCTCAAGCGAGCCGCCCCAATCATCGCCGCGCCGGTTGGTGATTGGCGACAGGAACTGGCTGATCAGGTAACCATGCGCCCCGTGGATCTGTACCCCGTCAAAGCCCGCCTTCTGCGCGATGCGCGCGGTTTCAGCGTAGCGGGCGATCACCTCGGCGATCTCGGCCTCCGTCATTGCGCGGGGCTTGCCGAAGAGGCCGAGCAGCTTCAGCTTTTCCTCCGAAGGCGAGAGCGGGCGCGGGTTGATGATCATCGGGCATTGGCGGCCCGGATGGCTGATCTGCATCCAGACGTGCGATCCGCCCCATTGCGCCGCCTTGGCCCAGCGGGACACCGCGGCGAGGTGGCGTTCGTCTTCCACCACCACATTGCCGGGGCGCTCCAGCGAGCGGCCATCCACCATCACGTTGCCCGTCACCAGTAGGCCCGCACCCCCGCGCGACCAGCGGGCATAGAGCGCGTCATGGGCGGGGGTGGGGGCATCATCGGCCCCGGCGAGCGCTTCCGTCATGGCGCTTTTGCCGATCCGGTTGGGCAGCGACACGCCGCAGGGCAGGGGGAGCGGGGCGGCGAGCGGGCTTTGCGTCATGGGGATCCTTAAACCTTTGGTTGCA
The sequence above is drawn from the Pseudoruegeria sp. SHC-113 genome and encodes:
- a CDS encoding thioredoxin family protein, translated to MLEFGNTPAPAGASAGDLIKDVTEATFMADVVEESQTTPVIVDFWAPWCGPCKTLGPALEAAVTAAGGKVKMAKVDVDQNQMIAGQLRIQSIPTVYAFWQGQPVDGFQGALPASEIQTFVDRVAALAGDGGLADAVAAAEEMLAEGAAEDAAQTFAAILEEDPKNAAAYAGLMNALLALGDTAQVKAMLEAAPAEIAGTAEVEAVRAQIALADQAADAGPVAELRAAVEADADNLEARFELAKALHAAGEVEEAVAELLELFRRDREWNEGAAKAQLFTIFDALKPQDPIALNGRRKLSSMIFA
- a CDS encoding LON peptidase substrate-binding domain-containing protein, which produces MFPAADLPDTIAVFPLPGALLLPRARLPLHIFEPRYLAMLDDTLKTSHRLIGMVQPMETPGRTEKRLHRIGCAGRVTGFSETEDGRYMITLAGISRFRIENEVAGFSPYIRADVSWAGFERDTGAAEKDSGFDRSALMALLKRYFTAQDLRTDWEALREAEDELLINSLSMLCPFENEDKQALLEAPSLRTRRETLVTLIEFALRSGGHEEEVMQ
- a CDS encoding Trm112 family protein is translated as MKEDGTFDPRMLEALVCPITQNRLDWNAETQELISKSANLAFPVRNGIPVMLVSEARELD
- a CDS encoding NADH:flavin oxidoreductase/NADH oxidase family protein, which translates into the protein MTQSPLAAPLPLPCGVSLPNRIGKSAMTEALAGADDAPTPAHDALYARWSRGGAGLLVTGNVMVDGRSLERPGNVVVEDERHLAAVSRWAKAAQWGGSHVWMQISHPGRQCPMIINPRPLSPSEEKLKLLGLFGKPRAMTEAEIAEVIARYAETARIAQKAGFDGVQIHGAHGYLISQFLSPITNRRGDDWGGSLENRARFLRAVVTATRAAVGPGFPIGVKLNSADFQKGGFTLEECKQVARWLEEDGIDLLEISGGTYEEMAFAEVTAEAAPQRESTRKREAFFLEYAQEIREGLSVPIMVTGGFRSRVAMEAAIAEDGIAMVGLARPLCVAPDAPEGLIAGDLEKIGIDEDGLVLGKGRFGVNAPPGVVNLLNTVARVEFYVAQMHRMGKGQAPQEGEKAFAAGLVGSYLGLSTFKALRRMPRRMAARG